A window from Oceanidesulfovibrio indonesiensis encodes these proteins:
- the purD gene encoding phosphoribosylamine--glycine ligase, whose protein sequence is MKIMIVGSGGREHALAWKLAQSPTVDEIFVAPGNGGTAAIAENIAIPDSHVPALARFAKERGVDLAVVGPEVPLVLGLSNAMAKQGIPCFGPDAYAAQLEGSKSFAKLVMEQTGVPTARSGTFDDYESAKAYLDDHPVPVVIKADGLAAGKGVTVARTREEAEKALDMCMRKQSFGMAGERVVIEEALEGEEASFLALCDGETVVPLASSQDHKPIGEGDTGPNTGGMGAYSPAPILPESELEKVCDLVARPIVRAMAASGHPFKGVLYAGLMVKDGAYKVLEYNVRFGDPECQPLLARLDSDLAELMLACVEGRLDPSMIRWKPQSSCCVVMASRGYPGSYATGKVIEGIEKAEDLEGVTVFHAGTRLEAGRIVTSGGRVLGVTALGDDLKSAQTLAYQAVDRISFEGSYVRRDIGDKGLAR, encoded by the coding sequence GTGAAGATAATGATCGTCGGCTCGGGCGGCCGTGAGCACGCCCTTGCCTGGAAGCTCGCCCAGAGCCCCACGGTTGACGAAATTTTCGTGGCCCCCGGCAACGGCGGCACCGCCGCCATCGCCGAGAACATTGCCATCCCGGACAGTCATGTCCCAGCCCTGGCCCGCTTCGCCAAGGAGCGCGGGGTGGACCTCGCCGTGGTGGGCCCGGAGGTGCCGCTGGTCCTCGGCCTGTCCAACGCCATGGCCAAGCAGGGCATTCCCTGCTTCGGTCCGGATGCCTACGCCGCGCAGCTGGAGGGCAGCAAGTCCTTCGCCAAGCTCGTGATGGAGCAGACCGGCGTGCCCACGGCCCGGTCCGGAACATTCGACGACTACGAGTCCGCCAAGGCGTATCTCGACGACCACCCTGTTCCCGTGGTCATCAAGGCCGACGGGCTGGCCGCCGGCAAAGGCGTTACCGTGGCCAGGACGCGCGAGGAAGCCGAAAAGGCCCTGGACATGTGCATGCGCAAGCAGTCCTTCGGCATGGCCGGCGAACGAGTCGTCATCGAGGAGGCGCTGGAAGGCGAGGAAGCATCCTTTTTGGCCCTGTGCGACGGCGAGACCGTAGTGCCCCTGGCCTCTTCCCAGGACCACAAACCCATCGGCGAGGGCGACACCGGCCCCAACACCGGCGGCATGGGCGCCTACAGTCCGGCCCCCATCCTGCCGGAATCCGAGCTGGAAAAAGTCTGCGACCTCGTGGCCAGGCCCATCGTGCGGGCCATGGCCGCCTCGGGCCACCCGTTCAAGGGCGTCCTCTACGCCGGACTCATGGTTAAGGATGGCGCGTACAAAGTTCTCGAGTACAACGTCCGATTCGGCGACCCGGAATGCCAGCCCTTGCTGGCACGGCTCGACTCCGACCTGGCCGAGCTCATGCTCGCCTGCGTGGAAGGACGGCTCGACCCTTCCATGATACGGTGGAAACCGCAGTCCAGTTGCTGCGTGGTCATGGCCAGCCGCGGATACCCCGGCTCATACGCCACGGGCAAGGTCATCGAGGGCATCGAGAAGGCCGAAGACCTGGAAGGCGTCACGGTGTTCCATGCCGGCACCAGGCTGGAAGCCGGGCGCATCGTCACCTCGGGCGGCCGGGTCCTGGGCGTCACCGCTCTGGGGGATGACCTGAAATCCGCGCAAACACTGGCCTACCAGGCCGTGGACCGCATATCGTTCGAAGGCAGTTACGTACGTCGCGACATCGGCGACAAGGGGCTCGCTCGCTGA
- the argC gene encoding N-acetyl-gamma-glutamyl-phosphate reductase, translating into MSTERIPVGLVGVTGYTGMELARILARHPSFDLVAATSRAEAGRKLADVYPFLLGMDIGAVEISQPDPDQIAAKCSLVFLAVPHGAAMDMAADLLARDVKVVDLSADFRLRDTDSYAQWYGLEHRHAALVREAVYGLPELYADAIARTRLVANPGCYPTSVILGLLPLLRNGLVETDTIVADSKSGATGAGRKAAVGTLFCEVADSFRAYNLGRHRHTPEIEQELSRLAGIPLAVSFNPHLLPINRGILSTLYARFIDETPTVEALYDIYAETYAKHEFVRVLPPGRLPETRWVRGTMYCDIGLVCDPRTNRAVVVSAIDNLCRGASGQAVACANLMSGLPLAEGLSMPPLMP; encoded by the coding sequence ATGAGCACCGAGCGCATCCCCGTCGGCCTCGTGGGCGTGACGGGCTATACCGGCATGGAGCTCGCGCGCATTCTTGCGCGCCACCCCTCGTTCGATCTTGTGGCCGCCACTTCCCGAGCTGAAGCCGGACGCAAACTCGCTGACGTCTATCCGTTTCTCCTGGGGATGGACATCGGCGCTGTCGAGATCAGCCAGCCCGATCCCGACCAGATCGCCGCGAAGTGCTCCCTGGTCTTTCTCGCCGTGCCCCACGGCGCGGCCATGGACATGGCGGCGGATCTCCTCGCCCGGGACGTGAAAGTGGTGGACCTCTCGGCGGATTTCCGCCTGCGCGACACGGACTCCTACGCCCAGTGGTACGGCCTGGAGCACCGCCACGCCGCCCTGGTCAGGGAGGCGGTCTATGGCCTGCCGGAGCTGTATGCCGACGCTATCGCCAGGACGCGGCTCGTGGCCAATCCGGGCTGCTATCCCACATCCGTTATACTGGGCCTGCTGCCCCTGCTGCGAAACGGTCTGGTGGAGACGGACACTATCGTGGCCGACTCCAAATCCGGCGCCACAGGCGCGGGCCGCAAAGCCGCCGTGGGCACGCTGTTCTGTGAGGTCGCGGACTCCTTCCGCGCGTACAATCTGGGACGCCACCGCCACACCCCGGAGATCGAGCAGGAACTGTCGAGGCTTGCTGGGATCCCGCTCGCCGTATCCTTCAACCCGCACCTGCTGCCAATCAACCGGGGCATCCTTTCCACGCTTTACGCGCGATTCATCGATGAGACGCCCACGGTTGAGGCGCTGTACGATATTTATGCGGAAACATATGCCAAACACGAGTTCGTCCGGGTTCTGCCGCCGGGCCGGCTGCCGGAAACGCGCTGGGTGCGCGGCACAATGTACTGCGACATCGGCCTGGTCTGCGACCCGCGCACGAACCGCGCTGTGGTGGTCTCCGCCATCGACAATCTCTGCCGGGGGGCCTCTGGCCAGGCCGTGGCCTGCGCCAACCTCATGAGCGGCCTGCCCCTGGCCGAGGGACTTTCCATGCCCCCTCTCATGCCATGA
- a CDS encoding DUF1844 domain-containing protein: protein MADETSTAKGETPEGAPRTGEKQCAGQPDCPYPQVTFSTFILSLSSSALVHLGEVPEPETGQIQENLPLAKHTIDILAMLKEKTNACLDADETQLLDGILYELRMKYVMHRK from the coding sequence ATGGCAGACGAAACTTCCACCGCCAAAGGCGAAACTCCGGAAGGCGCGCCGCGGACCGGCGAAAAGCAATGCGCCGGCCAGCCGGATTGCCCCTACCCACAGGTCACCTTCTCCACCTTCATCCTTTCCCTGAGCTCCTCGGCCCTGGTCCACCTCGGCGAGGTTCCCGAGCCGGAAACCGGCCAGATCCAGGAGAACCTGCCGCTGGCGAAGCACACCATAGACATCCTCGCCATGCTCAAGGAGAAGACCAACGCCTGCCTGGACGCCGACGAGACCCAGTTGCTCGACGGCATTCTCTACGAACTGCGCATGAAGTACGTCATGCATCGCAAGTAA
- a CDS encoding ATP-binding cassette domain-containing protein: MQTNGTLLALEGAHFTYPGGGTVFADVDFAVEGGEFALITGPSGGGKSSLLRLLSLLDAPSAGRLLMAGEDAAAMKPEVFRRRVNLLQQTPVLQEDTIRRNLLLPFDFAVSRTEGPKPPGEAAMRQALDRFLLHELGLDQNAMDCSVGQRQRLCLLRSLLLRPKVLLLDEPVSALDSESARVVMGEVERVNQEEGVAVVCVTHHGYEPPAGASRWEVAAGTVRRLVS; the protein is encoded by the coding sequence ATGCAGACAAATGGAACGTTGCTTGCGCTGGAGGGGGCGCACTTCACCTACCCGGGCGGGGGCACCGTGTTCGCGGACGTGGATTTTGCCGTGGAAGGCGGAGAATTCGCCTTGATTACAGGGCCGTCCGGCGGCGGCAAGTCCAGCCTGCTGCGGCTGCTCAGCCTGCTTGATGCGCCGAGCGCGGGCAGGTTGCTGATGGCGGGTGAAGACGCGGCCGCGATGAAGCCTGAAGTGTTCCGCCGCAGGGTGAACCTCTTGCAGCAGACGCCGGTCCTGCAGGAAGATACCATCCGCCGCAATCTGCTGTTGCCGTTCGACTTCGCCGTCTCGCGAACCGAGGGGCCAAAGCCTCCGGGCGAGGCGGCCATGCGCCAGGCATTGGACAGGTTCCTGCTCCATGAGCTCGGCCTGGACCAGAACGCTATGGACTGCTCCGTGGGCCAGCGGCAGCGGTTGTGTCTGCTGCGTTCATTGTTGCTGCGGCCGAAGGTGCTGCTGCTCGATGAGCCGGTCTCGGCTCTTGATTCGGAATCGGCGCGGGTGGTGATGGGAGAAGTGGAGCGGGTCAACCAGGAAGAAGGCGTGGCTGTCGTCTGCGTGACTCACCACGGCTATGAGCCGCCGGCAGGCGCTTCGCGCTGGGAGGTGGCTGCCGGAACGGTGCGCAGACTCGTCTCGTGA
- the mutL gene encoding DNA mismatch repair endonuclease MutL — MTHDTIPTRRPIRELSAALRNQIAAGEVVERSASVLKELVENSLDAGASRITAVLDRGGQGLLDVQDDGHGMDADELELAVMRHATSKVATFEELLAVGSYGFRGEALASIASVSSFTIASSPDGEAGHALEVVHGQLESTKPAALPRGTRITVRDLFANVPARLKFLKTPATENRRCTEIFTRLALTRPQVDFRLESGGREVLRFLAGQTLRERLAVVWPPAITESLIQVHESAGERRVYGLIGHPASAQGRPDRILFAVNGRPVQDKLLLRAVREAYSGRLLSREHPQVALFLDIDPEEVDVNVHPAKAEVRFRDERAIFSLVRRAIVHGLEGSLPGAALHGRPDERITDSTSQPSAPEPPRETTAPTRSTTARPDAFHESTGAYAGALTTPEPPPMPRSRAPEPLAHPGISATDVSQAPLPFAPAGEGPSPRADSPVRDVSHTGPSTAGRGFEYLGQVASTYLLLRLDHGGLAILDQHAAHERVLFDKLRNSRDAGSRPLAVPLELNLHPSEAQRLMDLAVELERLGFSLVSEGARLSIHAVPGGLSPAKAREFLQSCLAERVDDLSSVWAMLSCRMALKAGESLAPDEAMALLEAWAGCEDRDYCPHGRPVLISWSPDDLAKLFKRRG, encoded by the coding sequence ATGACGCACGACACCATTCCCACACGCCGCCCCATCCGAGAGCTTTCGGCCGCGCTACGCAACCAGATCGCCGCGGGCGAAGTGGTGGAGCGTTCGGCCAGCGTGCTCAAAGAGCTGGTGGAAAACAGCCTGGACGCCGGGGCCTCGCGCATCACCGCCGTCCTCGACCGTGGGGGACAGGGCCTTCTCGATGTCCAGGACGACGGCCACGGCATGGACGCGGACGAGCTTGAGCTTGCCGTGATGCGACACGCCACGAGCAAGGTCGCCACGTTCGAGGAACTGCTCGCCGTTGGCAGCTACGGGTTCCGTGGCGAGGCCCTCGCCTCCATCGCCTCGGTGTCGTCCTTCACCATCGCTTCCAGTCCGGACGGAGAAGCCGGCCACGCCCTGGAGGTCGTCCACGGCCAGCTCGAATCCACAAAACCAGCGGCGCTGCCCCGAGGCACGAGGATCACTGTGCGCGACCTCTTTGCCAACGTGCCGGCGCGGCTCAAGTTCCTCAAGACCCCGGCCACGGAGAACCGTCGCTGCACCGAAATATTCACGCGGCTCGCCCTGACCCGTCCGCAGGTGGACTTCAGATTGGAATCCGGCGGCCGCGAAGTGCTGCGTTTTCTTGCAGGGCAGACGCTACGAGAGCGGCTCGCCGTGGTCTGGCCGCCAGCCATTACGGAATCACTCATTCAGGTGCATGAATCTGCCGGCGAACGCCGAGTCTACGGCCTCATTGGCCATCCCGCATCGGCCCAGGGCCGGCCGGACCGCATCCTCTTCGCCGTGAACGGCAGGCCCGTGCAGGACAAGCTGTTGCTCAGGGCGGTGCGCGAGGCCTACTCCGGCAGGCTGCTCTCGCGCGAGCATCCACAGGTGGCCCTCTTTCTGGACATCGACCCCGAAGAGGTTGACGTCAACGTGCATCCGGCCAAGGCGGAGGTGCGCTTCCGCGACGAGCGGGCCATATTCTCCCTGGTGCGGCGGGCCATTGTGCACGGCCTGGAAGGCTCTCTGCCTGGCGCCGCTCTGCACGGCCGACCTGACGAGCGCATCACCGACAGTACGTCGCAGCCTTCGGCGCCGGAGCCACCCCGCGAGACCACTGCGCCGACGCGTTCAACAACGGCCCGGCCCGACGCGTTCCACGAGTCCACCGGCGCGTATGCCGGCGCCCTGACCACGCCGGAACCGCCGCCCATGCCAAGGAGCCGCGCGCCTGAGCCATTGGCGCACCCAGGCATTTCTGCAACTGATGTGTCGCAAGCCCCGCTGCCATTCGCCCCTGCTGGCGAAGGACCTTCGCCGCGAGCAGATTCCCCGGTCCGCGACGTCAGCCACACGGGACCATCCACTGCCGGCCGCGGATTCGAGTATCTCGGGCAGGTGGCTTCCACCTATCTGCTGCTGCGGCTCGATCACGGCGGGCTCGCCATCCTCGACCAGCACGCCGCCCATGAGCGCGTGCTCTTCGACAAGCTGCGCAACTCACGTGATGCCGGCTCCCGGCCCCTGGCTGTCCCTCTGGAGCTCAACCTCCACCCGTCCGAGGCGCAACGGCTCATGGACCTCGCGGTGGAGCTTGAACGCCTCGGCTTCTCCCTGGTCTCGGAGGGCGCCAGGCTCTCGATCCACGCCGTGCCAGGCGGGCTCTCTCCGGCCAAGGCGCGCGAATTTCTGCAATCATGTCTGGCGGAACGGGTCGACGATCTCTCATCGGTCTGGGCCATGCTCTCCTGCCGCATGGCGCTGAAGGCTGGCGAATCCCTGGCGCCGGACGAAGCCATGGCCCTGCTCGAAGCGTGGGCCGGCTGCGAAGACCGAGACTACTGCCCGCACGGCCGGCCGGTGCTCATCTCCTGGAGCCCGGACGATCTGGCAAAACTCTTCAAGCGCCGCGGCTAG
- a CDS encoding EAL and HDOD domain-containing protein codes for MPKRFFSLRKGESNENAAVGSEAKPSEEGDVSCNTGVASPFDLPPHCSIFVARQPIFDRAGHIWGYELLFRSCAESQVATFEDPDVATSRIIADGLSLAAGPSEKSRKFCINFTHDLLVRDALYALPPERIIAEILEYTPATDEVIEAIKRYREAGYTFALDDYSGQPQLEPFLPLVDIVKVDFMEFEHVDLIKATQKLRQSGTFTMLAEKIADAKSLQLAQALCYDLFQGNRLMRPRLISGRSLPSSKLAKLRMLSKLSSKDFEVSELAQLIATDVSLSYRLLRHINSAYYGLSRKISSLQQAVSLLGSDALRQWIMAAVLTELEPGPLGKELAFLSVRRAKFMEMVSNAMENPPGSGESMFLVGLFSMLDVLLGTTMENAIADLPLETAIKDALLGKESVYASWFLLLDSLDGGMWDDALEELEHSELDPQTAAASHARATAWARQMVELSEHVKS; via the coding sequence GTGCCGAAACGGTTTTTCAGTCTGCGCAAGGGTGAATCAAACGAGAACGCCGCTGTCGGCTCAGAGGCAAAACCATCCGAGGAAGGCGACGTCTCGTGCAATACCGGGGTCGCCTCGCCGTTCGACCTCCCCCCGCACTGCTCCATCTTCGTCGCGCGGCAGCCCATTTTCGACCGCGCCGGGCATATCTGGGGCTATGAGCTCTTGTTTCGCAGCTGTGCGGAATCACAGGTTGCAACATTTGAAGACCCCGATGTCGCCACATCCAGGATTATCGCCGATGGACTTTCCCTGGCCGCCGGTCCTTCGGAGAAATCGCGTAAGTTCTGCATAAACTTCACGCACGACCTCCTGGTGCGGGACGCCCTGTACGCCCTGCCGCCCGAGCGTATAATCGCCGAGATACTGGAGTACACGCCCGCCACGGACGAAGTGATCGAGGCCATCAAGCGATACAGGGAAGCCGGATACACGTTCGCGCTGGATGATTACTCCGGGCAGCCGCAGCTCGAACCGTTCCTGCCTCTGGTGGACATCGTCAAGGTGGATTTCATGGAATTCGAGCACGTGGACCTCATCAAGGCCACCCAGAAACTCCGCCAGAGCGGTACGTTCACCATGCTTGCCGAAAAGATAGCCGACGCCAAGAGCCTCCAGCTCGCGCAGGCCTTGTGCTACGACCTCTTCCAGGGCAACAGGCTCATGCGCCCGCGTCTCATCTCGGGCCGCTCCCTGCCGTCGAGCAAGCTCGCCAAGCTGCGCATGCTGAGCAAGCTGTCCTCCAAGGACTTCGAGGTTTCAGAGCTTGCGCAGCTCATCGCCACGGACGTGTCCCTGAGCTATCGTCTGTTGCGGCACATCAACTCCGCCTATTACGGCCTCTCACGCAAGATATCGTCCCTCCAGCAGGCGGTGAGCCTGCTGGGCAGCGACGCCTTGCGGCAGTGGATCATGGCGGCTGTGCTCACGGAGTTGGAGCCAGGCCCCCTGGGCAAGGAACTCGCCTTCCTCTCCGTTCGCCGCGCCAAGTTCATGGAGATGGTCTCCAACGCCATGGAAAATCCGCCCGGCTCCGGGGAATCCATGTTCCTTGTCGGGCTTTTCTCCATGCTGGACGTGCTTCTGGGCACGACCATGGAGAACGCCATAGCCGATCTGCCCCTGGAGACTGCCATCAAGGACGCGCTCCTTGGCAAGGAGTCGGTATACGCCAGCTGGTTCTTGCTGCTCGATTCTCTGGACGGCGGCATGTGGGACGATGCGCTCGAAGAGCTGGAACACTCTGAGCTCGACCCGCAAACCGCTGCGGCCTCTCACGCACGGGCCACGGCCTGGGCCAGGCAGATGGTGGAGCTCTCCGAGCACGTGAAGTCCTGA
- the purE gene encoding 5-(carboxyamino)imidazole ribonucleotide mutase — translation MIKVAVFMGSASDEELMRPCADILDSLEINHRFTITSAHRTPERTEKLIRELEADGCEVFICGAGMAAHLAGAVAARTIKPVIGVPLAASPLGGMDALLSTVQMPQGFPVATVALDRSGARNAAWLAAQILALTDKTIAERLKDVREGFKEGVEEAAFNLENGSI, via the coding sequence ATGATCAAGGTAGCCGTTTTCATGGGCAGTGCCTCGGACGAGGAACTCATGCGCCCATGCGCCGACATTCTCGATTCGCTGGAGATCAACCACCGTTTCACCATCACCTCGGCCCACCGCACCCCGGAGCGGACCGAAAAGCTTATCCGCGAGCTGGAGGCGGATGGCTGCGAAGTCTTCATCTGCGGCGCCGGCATGGCCGCGCATCTGGCCGGAGCCGTGGCTGCCCGAACCATCAAGCCGGTCATCGGCGTTCCGCTCGCTGCTTCTCCCCTGGGCGGCATGGACGCTTTGCTCTCCACCGTCCAGATGCCACAGGGGTTTCCGGTGGCCACAGTGGCCCTGGACCGCTCCGGCGCGCGCAACGCTGCGTGGCTCGCGGCGCAGATACTCGCCCTCACGGACAAGACCATTGCAGAACGACTCAAGGATGTGCGCGAAGGGTTCAAGGAAGGGGTGGAGGAAGCCGCCTTCAATCTGGAGAACGGTTCCATCTGA
- a CDS encoding phenylacetate--CoA ligase family protein — translation MSKTPSFIPSLSADEIAARQTEGLIWTVRHAYENSPHYRTKLDAAGVQPGDIRSLDDLAKLPFTSVEDLRDGYPLPLLSVPEEDVVRIHASSGTTGKRKILAYTQNDIDTWKEMFARCYELAGLTRLDRVQISVGYGLWTAGAGFQLGCERFGAMAVPVGPGNLEMQLALAEDVQATCLCSTASMALLMGEEAEKRGMVDRLALKRCIFGAETHSRKMRESFTEKLGLEDSFDIAGLTELYGPGSALECSAHEGLHYWADIFILEIVDPQTLQPVEPGDVGEMVVTTLKKEAAPLIRYRTRDLSRLLPGACSCGVTMPRHAPIMGRSDDMIIYRGVNIYPGQIADVLEQFPQLSSEYRIFLERREGRDTMAIKVERKAGVDAAGDEECADRFAITLRDKLLARASVEILEPGELPRSFAKSKRVVDDRD, via the coding sequence ATGAGCAAGACCCCATCCTTCATTCCATCCCTTTCCGCCGACGAAATCGCCGCCAGACAGACCGAGGGCCTCATCTGGACAGTGCGCCACGCCTATGAAAACAGCCCCCATTACCGGACCAAGCTCGACGCAGCCGGCGTGCAGCCGGGCGACATACGCAGCCTGGACGACCTGGCGAAACTGCCCTTCACGTCGGTGGAGGATCTGCGCGACGGGTACCCGCTGCCGCTCCTGAGCGTTCCGGAAGAGGACGTCGTGCGTATCCACGCCTCGTCCGGCACAACAGGCAAGCGCAAGATTCTCGCCTACACGCAGAACGACATCGACACCTGGAAGGAGATGTTTGCTCGTTGCTACGAACTGGCCGGGCTCACGCGGCTGGACCGTGTTCAGATATCCGTGGGTTACGGCCTGTGGACGGCCGGCGCCGGCTTCCAACTGGGGTGCGAACGCTTCGGGGCCATGGCAGTCCCGGTGGGGCCGGGCAATCTGGAGATGCAGCTCGCCCTGGCCGAGGACGTGCAGGCCACCTGCCTGTGCTCCACGGCGTCCATGGCGCTGCTTATGGGCGAAGAAGCGGAAAAACGCGGCATGGTGGACCGGCTCGCCCTCAAACGCTGCATTTTCGGCGCGGAGACGCACAGCAGAAAGATGCGCGAGTCCTTCACTGAAAAGCTGGGCCTTGAGGACAGCTTCGACATAGCAGGCCTGACAGAGCTCTACGGCCCGGGATCGGCCCTGGAATGCAGCGCCCACGAAGGGCTGCACTACTGGGCGGATATCTTCATCCTGGAGATTGTCGACCCGCAGACATTGCAGCCGGTGGAGCCGGGCGATGTGGGCGAGATGGTGGTGACCACCCTCAAGAAGGAAGCTGCACCGCTGATCCGCTACCGCACCAGGGACCTGAGCCGTCTGCTGCCCGGAGCGTGCTCCTGCGGCGTGACCATGCCGCGGCATGCTCCGATCATGGGCCGCTCCGACGACATGATCATCTACCGCGGGGTGAACATCTACCCGGGACAGATAGCCGACGTGCTCGAACAATTTCCGCAGCTGTCATCGGAGTACAGGATTTTCCTGGAGCGTCGCGAGGGCAGAGACACCATGGCAATCAAGGTGGAGCGCAAGGCCGGGGTGGATGCTGCCGGCGACGAGGAGTGTGCGGACAGATTCGCAATAACCCTGCGTGACAAGCTCCTGGCGCGTGCGTCCGTGGAAATCCTGGAACCGGGCGAGCTGCCCCGGTCCTTTGCCAAGTCCAAACGGGTAGTGGACGATCGAGATTAG